A region of Dictyostelium discoideum AX4 chromosome 1 chromosome, whole genome shotgun sequence DNA encodes the following proteins:
- the aslH gene encoding hypothetical protein yields the protein MFKLSDPFDYENDYSYSQINPISFWDEVAKKFVHWDKIYDKVYSGDEIYPDWFQGGELNTCYNVLDKQVKNPLKRDKDALIYECLYLKKTVKLTYYQLYEKVCEFSRVLLNINISKNDNVLIYMANTLEPLIAMLSCARIGATFTVLFEGYPVKSLIDRIETITPTLIITSNYGILNDELITFTPNLKEAIQQSAFKPNHIITHFRNDYEDIEFKNIIGTMTIIPNTLDWDKEIQKIKYNNQSPFYEYVPVESSHPLSIHFTSGTTGNAKAVVRGNGSNLVGLVYNWYSSMSSKKYDDSVYFSHSSIGWITFHMGLIGSLALGNTFVMFEGGITKPIHYEHYLWATIEKHKINTFLTLAKTIRYLIKNDPGATNINSKYDSSSLLSIWIAGEVIEQSIPEYIESKLKCCSGNVYGQTEGGCISLFNCKRIYNKQYNTLINPTPFLKPSIFSEDGIELPDNQVGEIVFKLPMPPSFATTFYKNELLYKKIFNKFPGYYNSGVITFKKEIDYYGIVSRADDQIKIGGFKVDLNQIETSILKHPLVLECCSIAIYHQDLKNVPIGLLVLKQQQQQQQQQQQQQQQQQQQQQQQQQQQQQQQPDNSSSSLSLSLIDLKNQINKIIKNDMDFYSELTKIIIVPQLPKTKSGKIPRSIVSKFLNEPNYQLHESCDHEVFYLIKELYVENN from the exons atgtttaaattaaGTGATCCTTTTGATTATGAAAATGATTATAGTTACTCTCAAATAAATCCAATTTCATTTTGGGATGAAGTTGCAAAAAAATTTGTTCACTG ggataAAATATATGATAAAGTTTATAGTGGTGATGAAATATATCCAGATTGGTTCCAAGGTGGTGAATTAAATACATGTTATAATGTTTTAGATAAACAAGTTAAAAATCCATTAAAAAGGGATAAAGATGCATTAATTTATGAATGTctatatttaaagaaaactGTAAAATTAACATACTATCAATTATATGAAAAAGTATGTGAATTTTCAAGAGtacttttaaatataaatatttccAAAAATGATAacgttttaatttatatggCAAATACTCTAGAACCATTAATTGCAATGTTATCATGTGCTCGTATTGGCGCAACTTTTACAGTTTTATTCGAAGGTTATCCAGTTAAAAGTTTAATCGATAGAATTGAAACAATAACCCCaacattaataattacaTCAAATTATGGTatattaaatgatgaattaatAACATTtacaccaaatttaaaagaagcAATTCAACAATCAGCTTTTAAACCAAATCATATTATCACTCATTTTAGAAATGATTATGAAGacattgaatttaaaaatattataggAACTATGACAATCATACCAAATACATTAGATTGGgataaagaaattcaaaaaataaaatataataatcaatcacCATTTTACGAATATGTACCTGTAGAATCAAGTCATCCATTAAGTATTCATTTTACAAGTGGTACAACTGGTAATGCTAAAGCGGTTGTAAGAGGTAATGGTAGTAATTTAGTTGGATTAGTTTATAATTGGTATAGCAGTATGTCTTCTAAAAAATATGATGATTCAGTTTACTTTTCACATTCAAGTATTGGTTGGATTACATTTCATATGGGTTTAATTGGATCATTAGCACTTGGAAATACATTTGTAATGTTTGAAGGTGGTATTACAAAACCAATTCATTATGAACATTATTTATGGGCAACTATTGAAAAACATAAAATCAACACATTTTTAACATTGGCAAAAACAATAAGATACCTTATAAAGAATGATCCGGGAGCTActaatataaattcaaaatatgaTTCATCAAGTTTACTTTCAATTTGGATAGCAGGTGAAGTTATTGAACAATCAATTCCTGAATATATTGaaagtaaattaaaatgttGTTCCGGAAATGTATATGGACAAACTGAAGGTGGTTgtatatcattatttaattgtaaaagaatatataataaacagTATAATACACTAATTAATCCAACtccatttttaaaaccatCAATATTTTCAGAGGATGGTATTGAATTACCGGATAATCAAGTCGGTGAAATTGTATTCAAGTTACCAATGCCACCAAGTTTTGCCAcaacattttataaaaatgaattactttataaaaagattttcaataaatttcCAGGTTATTATAATAGTGGTGTtataacatttaaaaaagaaattgactATTATGGTATTGTTTCAAGGGCAGatgatcaaattaaaattggtggctttaaagttgatttaaatcaaattgaaacatcaattttaaaacatccATTAGTTTTAGAATGTTGTTCAATTGCTATATATCatcaagatttaaaaaatgttccAATTGgattattagttttaaaacaacaacaacaacaacaacaacaacaacaacaacaacaacaacaacaacaacaacaacaacaacaacaacaacaacaacaacaacaacaacaaccagataattcatcatcatcattatcattatcattaattgatttaaaaaatcaaatcaataaaattattaaaaatgatatggATTTTTATTCAGAATTaacaaaaattataattgttcCTCAACTACCAAAGACAAAAAGTGGTAAAATTCCAAGATCGATAGTttcaaagtttttaaatgaaccaaattatcaattacatGAATCATGTGATCATGAAGTTTTTTACTTAATAAAAGAGTTATATGTAGAAAATAATtag
- a CDS encoding UPF0041 family protein has translation MAERWTKMVGFLGAAANWTIPIASFMNLKNDPEKVDPIMTTTLAVYSAVFMRWAIAIYPPNYWLLGCHVANEVAQLTQLGRYGKWKVFDSKQESDKQ, from the exons ATGGCAG AAAGATGGACTAAAATGGTAGGCTTTTTGGGTGCAGCTGCAAATTGGACAATCCCTATTGCT TCTtttatgaatttaaaaaatgatccAGAAAAAGTGGATCCTATAATGACAACTA cCCTTGCTGTATATAGTGCTGTATTTATGAGATGGGCTATTGCCATTTACCCACCAAATTATTGGCTTTTAGGTTGCCATGTAGCTAATGAAGTTGCTCAACTCACACAATTAGGTAGATATGGAAAATGGAAGGTATTTGATAGTAAACAAGAATCTGACAAACAATAA
- a CDS encoding UPF0041 family protein: MNALRGLLNKYTGNQIVFSNKYATTFFEKFPKLAFLNNVTNLAPMMKWSLSIVPITQILSGTKLPENIDVYQASSLCATGSIWTYYATLISPQNTGTRMLAACNAAMAACHGYNIYRRTKWEKSQIIPIENKN, translated from the exons atgaatGCACTTAGaggattattaaataaatatacaggtaatcaaattgtttttagTAATAAATATGCAACcactttttttgaaaaattccCAAAATTAGCATTTTTAAACAATG TCACAAATTTAGCACCA atGATGAAATGGTCACTTTCAATTGTACCAATTACACAAATTTTATCAGGAACTAAATTACCAGAAAATATAGATGTTTATCAAGCATCATCATTATGTGCTACTGGTTCAATTTGGACTTATTATGCCACATTAATTTCCCCACAAAATACAGGTACAAGAATGTTAGCAGCTTGTAATGCAGCAATGGCTGCGTGTCATggttataatatttatcGTAGAACGAAATGGGAAAAAAGTCAAATTATACCAAtcgaaaataaaaattaa
- a CDS encoding hypothetical protein (Glycoprotein endopeptidase - like protein), producing the protein MVYIMGFEGSANKLGIGIVKDDGTILSNIRHTFITPPGEGFLPKDTAKHHRSFILSLVEKSLEESKLKPSDIDCLAYTKGPGMGPPLRSVAVTVRMLSQLWDRPIVAVNHCIAHIEMGRLITGAVDPTILYVSGGNTQVISYSLKKYRIFGETIDIAVGNCLDRFARVIQIPNDPSPGYNIEQLAKKGKNLIELPYITKGMDVSFSGILSSIEGMVKNKQNKTQHSVEDLCYSLQEHLFSMLVETAERALAHCGQNEVLAVGGVGCNQRLQEMIQQMISQRNGKSFAIDERYCIDNGAMIAWAGYLIFKNGTTTPLSQTTTTQRFRTDQVDVTWRD; encoded by the coding sequence atggtATATATTATGGGATTTGAAGGTAGTGCCAATAAATTAGGTATTGGTATTGTTAAAGATGATGGtacaattttatcaaatattaGACATACATTTATAACACCACCAGGAGAAGGATTTTTACCAAAAGATACAGCCAAACATCATAGatcatttatattatcattagtTGAGAAATCATTGGAAGAATCGAAATTGAAACCATCAGATATCGATTGTTTAGCATATACAAAAGGACCAGGTATGGGACCACCATTGAGATCAGTTGCAGTTACAGTTAGAATGTTATCACAACTTTGGGATAGACCAATCGTTGCAGTCAATCATTGTATAGCTCATATAGAGATGGGTCGTTTAATTACAGGTGCTGTTGATCCAACAATTCTATATGTTAGTGGTGGTAACACCCAAGTGATCTCATACTCGTTAAAAAAGTATCGTATCTTTGGCGAAACCATTGATATTGCAGTAGGCAATTGTTTGGATAGATTCGCAAGAGTAATTCAAATTCCAAATGACCCATCACCAGGTTACAACATTGAACAGTTGGCAAAGAAAGGTAAGAATTTAATAGAGCTACCATATATAACCAAAGGTATGGATGTATCATTCAGTGGTATACTTTCCTCAATTGAAGGTATGGTAAAGAATAAACAAAACAAGACTCAACATAGTGTGGAAGATTTATGTTATAGTTTACAAGAACATCTATTTTCAATGTTGGTTGAAACTGCTGAACGTGCATTGGCACATTGTGGTCAAAATGAAGTTTTAGcagttggtggtgttggttgtAATCAACGTTTACAAGAGATGATTCAACAAATGATCTCTCAACGTAATGGTAAATCATTTGCAATTGATGAACGTTATTGTATTGATAATGGAGCTATGATTGCTTGGGCtggttatttaatttttaaaaatggtacTACAACTCCATTATCTCAAACAACTACAACTCAACGTTTTAGAACTGATCAAGTTGATGTAACTTGGAgagattaa
- a CDS encoding protein kinase, TKL group has translation MKGGGFYQNQYLVPNVYFGNSSPVIAPIGGNALNNNNNNNNNNNNNGNNNNGININISNFQHQQHQIHQQHFGGLSPNMNQNHIIQHISHHQHQQAQQIQIIQNNNQPQPQQHQIQHQQQQQQQIQQQIQQQQIQQQQIQQQQIQQQQQQQIQQQQQQSKMNFIRGHHQRNSSFDEFSLSDVSVGSFKDMGWEEIYFCYHHFTQMDEGKGYLKSFQQLIRYITGLYPDISPSPNSQFLFSLGLLYPNALPQVQSPNMILSLTLKQMIETYSYTKSMVYSGSGSGGGNSGSGGGNSGSGGSSGNGTSGSGGSNNGSTIIINNTNLNNINNNNNTNNNNTNNINIPSTPPILRSLANGASSTNINIRKFSPQQACHIIDVFNSVKDNKTGGVSTLKLSLFGADASLLPLTTLPFHEFVQYIGLNIIPFENLFKPPPPPSSQLQSSPPIESQHLFLSEIDELTNNNQNNQNNNQQQQQYQQQQHHQQQQQQYQQQPQPQPQPQHQPFIYFEDTSNNNSPLDGNFNNSFGLFNNNNVVNHSPLGNNILNNIQQFNNQNNNQNNNNNNNNNNNNNNNNNNNNNNNNNNNNNNNNNHNNNNHNNNNNNNNQNNIFNHNQNQNNHLINNHSPNQYNNQGNILKNSGSVVEPPSQQQQYFSDIEISFSELKISSKLGEGTFGVVYKGLWRGSSVAIKQIKINEDVNNQVLEEFRKELTILSRLRHPNIVLLMAACTAPPNLCFITEYLPGGSLYDALHSKKIKMNMQLYKKLAIQIAQGMNYLHLSGVIHRDIKSLNLLLDEHMNVKICDFGLSKLKSKSTEMTKSIGSPIWMSPELLMGEDYTEKVDVYAFGIILWELGTGELPYSGLDSVQLALAVTTKSLRPPIPNAWPYQLSHLIQACWHQDPLKRPSFTEILNLLNEIP, from the coding sequence ATGAAAGGGGGAGGATTCTATCAAAACCAATATTTAGTTCCAAATGTTTATTTTGGGAATTCAAGTCCTGTCATAGCACCAATTGGTGGTAAtgcattaaataataataataataataacaataataataataacaatggtaataataataatggaataaatataaatataagtaactttcaacaccaacaacatcaaattcatcaacaacattttGGTGGATTATCACCAAACATGAACCAAAATCATATAATACAGCATATAtctcatcatcaacatcaacaagcacaacaaattcaaatcattcaaaataataatcaaccacagccacaacaacatcaaatacaacaccaacaacaacaacaacaacaaatacagcAACAaatacagcaacaacaaatacaacaacaacaaatacaacaacaacaaatacaacaacaacaacaacaacaaatacagcaacaacaacaacaaagtaaaatgaattttataCGTGGACATCATCAAAGAAATAGTTCATTTGATGAATTTAGTTTATCAGATGTTAGTGTTGGAAGTTTTAAAGATATGGGATGGGAAgagatttatttttgttatcaTCATTTCACACAAATGGATGAAGGTAAAggttatttaaaatcatttcaacAATTGATACGATATATCACAGGTCTATATCCAGATATTTCACCATCACCTAATTCacagtttttattttcactgGGTTTATTGTATCCAAATGCTTTACCTCAAGTTCAATCACCAAATAtgatattatcattaacaCTTAAACAAATGATTGAAACTTATTCCTATACAAAATCAATGGTCtatagtggtagtggtagtggtggtggtaatagtggtagtggtggtggtaatagtgGAAGTGGaggtagtagtggtaatggTACAAGTGGTTCAGGTGGTTCAAATAATGgttcaacaataataattaataatactaatcttaataatattaataataataataataccaataataataataccaataatattaatataccTAGTACACCACCAATTTTACGTAGTTTGGCAAATGGAGCAAGTTctacaaatattaatattcgTAAATTTTCACCACAACAAGCATGTCATATAATAGATGTTTTTAACTCtgttaaagataataaaaccGGTGGAGTTtcaactttaaaattatctttatttggtGCTGATGCCTCTCTTTTACCTCTTACAACTTTACCTTTTCATGAATTTGTTCAATATATAGGTTTAAATATTATACCCTTTGAAAATCTTTtcaaaccaccaccaccaccatcatcacaacTACAATCCTCACCACCAATTGAGTCCCAACATCTTTTCTTATctgaaattgatgaattaacaaataacaaccaaaataatcaaaataataatcaacaacagcaacaatatcaacaacaacaacatcatcaacaacaacaacaacaataccaacaacaaccacaaccacaaccacaaccacaacaccaaccatttatttattttgaagatacaagtaataataatagtccaTTGGATggcaattttaataatagttttggtttatttaataataataatgtagtTAATCATAGTCCACTAGGAAAtaacattttaaataatatacaacaatttaataatcaaaataataaccaaaataataataataataataataataataataataataataataataataataataataataataataataataataataataataataataataataatcacaacaataataatcacaataataataataataataataatcaaaataatatatttaatcataatcaaaatcaaaataatcatttaataaataatcataGTCCAAATCAATATAATAATCAAGGTAATATATTAAAGAATAGTGGTAGCGTGGTAGAACCACcgtcacaacaacaacaatatttttcagatattgaaatttcattttcagaGTTAAAGATATCAAGTAAACTTGGAGAAGGAACATTTGGAGTTGTATATAAAGGATTATGGAGAGGAAGTTCAGTTGctattaaacaaattaaaatcaatgagGATGTAAACAATCAAGTATTGGAGGAGTTTAGAAAAGAATTGACCATCCTATCTAGATTAAGACATCCAAATATAGTATTATTGATGGCAGCATGTACTGCACCACCAAATCTATGTTTTATCACTGAATATTTACCTGGTGGATCATTGTATGACGCTTTACACtctaaaaagattaaaatgaATATGCAACTCTACAAGAAATTGGCCATTCAAATCGCTCAAGGTATGAATTACCTTCATCTTAGTGGCGTCATTCATCGTGACATCAAGagtttaaatcttttattggATGAACATATGAATGTCAAGATTTGTGATTTCGGTCTATCAAAACTAAAGAGTAAATCAACGGAAATGACAAAATCCATTGGTTCCCCAATTTGGATGTCTCCAGAGTTATTGATGGGTGAGGATTACACTGAAAAAGTTGATGTCTATGCATTTGGTATCATCCTTTGGGAATTGGGAACTGGTGAATTACCTTACTCTGGTTTGGATTCCGTTCAATTGGCTTTGGCTGTCACTACAAAATCATTACGTCCACCAATTCCAAATGCTTGGCCTTATCAATTATCTCATTTAATTCAAGCTTGTTGGCATCAAGATCCTTTAAAACGTCCTTCTTTTactgaaattttaaatttattaaatgaaattccttaa